The window GTAACCGATAAGTGGGGCTGGATATATAAGGTTTAAGCTTTGCCCGGTTACAGGGAAAAGCATAGCATGCATTATTCTCCTACCGGCTAATACCAGCATAAAAAGCAGCACGGATCTCTGGCCCGTGCTGCTTTTTTATACAGCTGCCATTTTACAGATAGATCTGCTTTTGCAGGCCATCCTTCTGCAACCCCACCCTATGCGGGCCATCGGGTTACCAGCCATTAGCTTGCCGGCTACCTGTGCATACCCCTTCTTTTTTTCGTACCTTTGCATCGCCAAAAAAGAAGAGGCTAAAAGAAACACCCGGAGCACTTCTTCCATATACTATATACAACAAACATAACACCCACTCACATGACTGCTGAACAGCTCAAAGACGTGAAGGCCCGCATCTCGGCCTTAAGGAGGTATCTTTGACTACGATACCAAAAGACAAGAGATAGAAGATTTTGAAAGCATGAGTACGCAGCCCAGTTTCTGGGACGATCCCGAAGAGGCAGAGCGTATTATGCGGGAAATTCGCAGCCGTAAGGCCTGGACCAACAGTTACGAGCAGGTGCAGACCATTTATGATGATCTGGCCACCCTCTGGGAATTTCTGGAAGCCGGTGAGGGCTCTGAAACCGAAGTTGACAAGGAGCACGCCAAACTGCTCAAGGCACTGGAAGATGTTGAATTCCGGAAAATGCTAAGCGGCGAGGAGGACCAGCTGAATGCCATGCTGGAGATTAACTCCGGCGCCGGCGGTACCGAAAGCCAGGATTGGGCCAGCATGCTGATGCGCATGTACATTATGTGGGGAGAGAAAAACGGCTATAAGGTGAGGGAAGTGAACCTGCAGCAGGGCGAAACTGCCGGCATCAAGTCTGTTACCCTGGAGTTTGAAGGCGAGTTTGCCTACGGCTACCTGAAATCAGAAATTGGCGTACACCGGCTGGTGCGGATCTCGCCATTCGACAGCAATGCCCGCCGCCATACATCCTTTGCTTCTGTTTTTGCCTTTCCCGTTATTGACGATACCATTGAAATTGAAATAAATACAGCCGACCTAAGCTGGGACACTTTCCGTGCAGGAGGTGCCGGTGGCCAGAATGTGAACAAGGTAGAAACAGCCGTAAGGGTGCGCCATGCTCCCTCGGGTCTGGTAGTGGAGTGCCAGCAGGAGCGCTCGCAGCACCAGAACCGCGAAAAAGCCCTGCAAATGCTGAAATCGCGCCTCTACCAGCTTGAAATTGAAAAGCGCAATGCCGAACGTGATAAAGTAGAGAGCACCAAAAAGCGCATTGATTTTGGCTCTCAGATACGCAATTATGTGCTGCACCCCTACAAGCTTATCAAGGATGCCCGTACTGGTGTTGAACGCACCGATGTGCAGGCAGTACTGGATGGAGATCTGAATGACTACATCAAGGCCTTTCTGATGCAGGAAGAACCCGAGAGTAATTAAGAATAAAAAATGAC of the Flammeovirgaceae bacterium 311 genome contains:
- a CDS encoding peptide chain release factor 2 (COG1186 Protein chain release factor B), whose product is MSTQPSFWDDPEEAERIMREIRSRKAWTNSYEQVQTIYDDLATLWEFLEAGEGSETEVDKEHAKLLKALEDVEFRKMLSGEEDQLNAMLEINSGAGGTESQDWASMLMRMYIMWGEKNGYKVREVNLQQGETAGIKSVTLEFEGEFAYGYLKSEIGVHRLVRISPFDSNARRHTSFASVFAFPVIDDTIEIEINTADLSWDTFRAGGAGGQNVNKVETAVRVRHAPSGLVVECQQERSQHQNREKALQMLKSRLYQLEIEKRNAERDKVESTKKRIDFGSQIRNYVLHPYKLIKDARTGVERTDVQAVLDGDLNDYIKAFLMQEEPESN